Part of the Deltaproteobacteria bacterium genome is shown below.
CCCGCAGTGGGATGAGCGCCGACTATCAGCGATTCAGTCACAGTTTGTCAAGAGACAGCAGAGTGAATCGACGGGTGTCTCGAGCGAAATCTAGACGCGTTCGCTGCCGAACCCGTCCGGCGTTGTCAGAACCGTGCCGACACCATGATGCCGAAGGTACGCGGCTCACCCGGGGTCGTGAGGATCGTCCCGCCGGGGCCGCCCGGGAGCGCGAACGGGAAGTAGCCCGTGTCCTCCAGGTTCTTCGCGAAGAGAGACACGCCGATGCCGGCTCGTTCGTAACCGACGCGTGCGTTCAGCAGCTCGTAGGCCGTCTGTCCACGCGCGTTGTCCTCGAAGAAGCTGTAGCCACCGAGGCCCTGGTATTCCACCCGAGCGAATCCGCCGTGGCGGTGCCGGTACTGCATGGCGACGGAGAAGGTGTACGGCAGGACGAGCTGGATGTCGTTGCCGTCGAAGCGCTCGCTCGTGCGCGCGACACGGAACCGATCGAAGCGGGCGTCGATGTAGCCGAGCCCCGCGATGAGGTCGAGCCCTTCCAACGGCCTGGCGACGACGTCGAGATCGAGACCGCGAGAGGTCACGGCCTGGGCATTCAGTACCGTGAATGAGGTGAGACCTACGCGACGCGTCACCTGAAAGTCGTCGACGAGGATGTAGTAGAGTGCCAGGTTCGCGATCATGCGGCCGTCCAGCCACTCGCTCTTCGCGCCCACCTCGTAACTCCAGTCCCGTTGCGGATCGTATTTCGCCGTGCGCGGGTCGTCGGTGAGGTGTGAGAAACCCGACGGGCGCTAGCCTCGGGCGACGGTCGCATAGACGAGCAGCGGGGGGCGGGCGTGCCAGCCGAGGGTGACCGTTGGCAGCACGCCCGCCGACCGCGTGCTATCGCGCAATGTTGGGACGACGGGGACCGCGGCGCCCTGCGCGAGCGCGTGCAGCGCGTGCTCCCGCCTGATGCGACTGGTATCGGACTGGTAGCGGAGGCCGAGCGTCAGCTCGACCGTCTCGAGCAGGGAGAGCGTCGAGTCCGCGAAGCCGGACGCGGACCGATTCGACAGCCGGGCATGCTGCACGTTCTCCAGCGGAGCGGTGAAGGGCAGACCGAGCCCGCCCGGGGGAGGACCCTGGATCACCGCCGTGCTGTCGAGGCGGACCACGAACCGCGGCTCGATGCGGTCGTCCTCGAAGAAGCCCCCAACGTTCCACCGCCAGCGGGTGGCGTCGGCCGGGGACGAGAGACGCAGCTCCTCCGTCCAGTTCACGGCACGGTGGTTGTCCCCGCCCACCGCCACGTCGCGAGGCGAGAAGTCGAAATCGAACGCGCTCCGCTCGGCCGCGAAAGAGCGTCGCGCCGTGATCGAGACGATACGCCACAGGGGTGCGGTGTAGGCGACCCGGGTCGCCGCGAGGTACTCGTCGGTGCGGAGATGGCCGCGGGTATCGTAGCGGACCTCGAAGGGGTCCGGCTGGTCGAGGAGCGTGAGCGCCTTCGGGCCCTCGCCGGCATGGTCCGCCTCGCCGGTGAAGGCGATCTCGAGCCCGGAGAGCGGAAGAAGGAAGAGGTTCGCACGGCCCGCGAACTGCTCGCGGTCGTCCAGGGTCGTGTGCAGGAACCGGTTCTCGATGTAGCCGTCGCGCTTGGACTCGAGCCCGGAGAGGCTGAAGGCGGCCGCCCTGCCGAGCGGCCCGCTGGCCGCGCCCTGATAGACCTGCGTGTCGAAATCGCCGTAGCGCACGCTCGCATGGCCGCCGACCTGCTGTCCGGGGCGCCGGGTCGTTATTCGGATCGCTCCGGCCTCGGCATAGCGCCCGAAGCGCGTCACCTGCGACCCACGGAACACCTCCACGCGATCGACGTCGAGGAGGTCCACGTCCGCCGCTGCCCGCTGGTCCGGGTAGGGAACGTCGTCGACGTAGATGCCGACGGCGGGCGGGCCGACGAAGGCACTCGCCAGCCCACGGATCGAGACGAACGCGCTGTCCCGGTCGCCGCCCTGGTTGACGACCAGGCTCGGGACGTAGGTGCGGAGCGCGCGGGTGTCGTCGATGCCGGCGGCCTCGAGCTCCTCGGCAAAGACGGGCGTGACGCTCGCCGGCTCGCGTTGGGCCGTGGCTTCCGCGCGTGGGGCGGTGACGATGACGGGTTCGAGCGGCTGCGCGCGGTCGGCGGCGAGCGAGGAAAGCGCCAGGAGCGAGCAGAGCGTCGCGGCGGTGAAAATCGTCGCGGCGCGCCGATTGCCGGCCGAGCCACCCGAGCGCGGGAGGCGCGAGGAGCTGCGTCTGTGCTCACGCGCCGCTGCGGTCAGATGATTACCACCGCACGAAATGCCAAGGCGCACCTATCCGAGTTTCTGGAGCGCGGCCACGAGGAGGAGATCTGTCCCCTGCCAGAGTCACGTGGGCGCGGTTGTCCTACGCACCATGTCTGGATGTCAATGATCGCGCGATCCGCCACGAGTACGCGAACGGGGAGATCTTCGATATGNNNNNNNNNNNNNNNNNNNNNNNNNNNNNNNNNNNNNNNNNNNNNNNNNNNNNNNNNNNNNNNNNNNNNNNNNNNNNNNNNNNNNNNNNNNNNNNNNNNNNNNNNNNNNNNNNNNNGTCGGCCGCCGAGCTCATCTCGGGCAGGCCGAACATGGTCACGAATCCGACTGTCCTCGTCGAGGTGCTCTCGGAGGCGACCGGTGACGACTGTACGAGTCGGGGCCCGGCCCCTCACGCCGGTCCCGCCGCAACTTCTCGAACGGGTTCTCCTCCGGGCGGATCACCTTGGCGTCGCAGATGTCCCTGTAGAGGGAGCGGAAAGTCGCGTCGATGATGTTTCGGGCGATCCTTAAGGACAGCCCCTTGTCGCGGAGCCGGTCCTTGAATTGCTTGACGTCGTTCACGCTCAACCGCACCAGGGAGACGGTGCCGAGCGCGAGCAGGATGTGGTCCGGGTGGCGGCAGTAGTCGCGCACCAAGGTAGGCTCCGGCCGGGACGCGGGGCATCGGCCCCGCGCGGGGTCAGTCACGCAGGAACTGCTGCGGCGTGACCACGTTCAGCGCCGTCCGGCCGCGAAAGTCGGCGGGGTTCCAGGTGATGAAGGTCGACGCTCGCGGCCGGCAGCTCTCGGCGGCGGTGAGCATCAGCGCGTCCCCGAGCTTCATTCGCCGAGCCAGGCGAGCGGTGACGTCGTCTGCCTCGAAGTAGAGGCGTCGCGTCTCCGGCCACACCCTCAGACTCGCGCGGCGCGGCGGTCGCCGGAACGACGAGAGCAAACGGCTTGCCCCTGCGCGTAATCAAGACCTGCTCGCCCTGCCCCACCGGGCGCAGAGCGTCGCCGGTGCGGTTCTTCAGCTCCCTCGCGGTCATCGTTTTACTCAGCGCCGGGCAACCGCTTCGCTCCCGGATCGCCGCTGCCCGCGCGATCCGCGCGCCGGGTCCGCTGGCGCCATCGGACATCGGCGCAACGCCGTCTTTCGGATTCTCGCCCGGCAACCTGTGCCGGCTCACCCCGGTGAGGCCGAGCACGTATGGAAGGATGGAGACTCCCGGCGCCGCGACGTCGGGGACCAGGCGATCCATGATCTATGTACGGGATAGACGCATCAGGGCCAACCCGACATCCAGAGTTCATTGAGACCCCCCGCAGGACTGGCGTGAACCAAAGCGCGGGCCGAGACGTGTACCCGTCTGCCGGTGCACGAGAGCGCCGAAGCCTCGCCCGAGGGAGGAGCGCACGGGATGTGCGAAGTCACCGAGCGCGCCGGCTAGCGGTGGCGACGGTCGGGGCGGTCCTGATGCTCGCTGGGGGAGTGGCGGCGAAGCCGAGCCACTGCGCGAACTGCCTCGCGCTCGTGCCGAAGAACGAGGATTGCACGGGGACAAGGCTGGAGAAGAGGGCCTGCCGGAGGATGCACGCGGCGGAGCGGGCGACCTGCCACAAGGTCGTGAAGGTGTGCAAGCAGCAGGACCCCGGCACGAGCGGCATCTGCCTGCCGTCCAGCACGACCACCACGCCGCCGACCACGACCTCCACGACCACCAGCTCGACCACCACGACGACCTTGGCCGGGAACAGCGGGCCGGTCACAGGCCTTCACTATGCTCCCAACCATAACTTCGATTCGAGCAGCCACTATGTGCCTGCCAAGGCGGGATTCAATCTGGCCGACGTGAGCAGCGTCAGTCAGCTCGATTCTCTCCCCAGCGGTGTCAAGGGACTGGTCTACCTAGGACTGTGCAATGGCGCTGATCCGTCGTTCATCAGCGCAGTACAGCTCTTCATTGGTGATTCGAAATTGTTCGGTTTCTACCTGATGGACCAGCCGGACCCCACTGGTCGGTTCGCTCCTCTGTGCCCGGCCGCCAACCTGATGGCCGAGTCGGACTGGATACACGCCAACTTACCCGGCGCCCAGACCTTCATTGTCATGATCAACGTCAATACATCGACCGCGCCGGTGTACGCGAACACCTACAATCCGGGCAATTCGCATATCGATCTGTATGCGCCCGACCCCTATCCCTGCCGCACAGAGGTCGGCGGTTGTGATTACAGCAGGATTACCAGGGCCGTTGCTGCCGCAGAGGCGGCGGGAATTCCGCGTGGCAGCATCGTGCCGGTCTATCAGGCGTTCGGGGGTGGCAACTGGTCGGACGACGGCGGGGGGCAATACACCCTCCCGACCGCGAGTCAGGAACAGCAAATTTTAGCGACCTGGGCGTCAGTGGTTCCCAATCCTGTGTTCGACTACGCCTACTCCTGGGGTACGCAGAATTCAGATCAGGCGCTGGAAGGCTCGACGGCTTTGCAGGCGGTCTTCTCAGCCCACAACGCCACGTCGGCGGGGCCTCGAGATCGGTGAAGTTGACTCGTGCCCGACCGATCCCGGAAGTTCGGCGGCACCTGATCCTTCCGCGTCGCTCACCGATGTCCCGGCCGGCCGCGGCCTGGAGGGATAGCTTCGATTCTCTCGCCCTGCTAGGGCCATCCCATGCGCCGTCTCATCCCCGCGCTGCTGTTGCCGGTCTTCGCGGCGACCGTCCTCGCCTCCGACACCATCGGCCGCGACGCACTCGGGCCGCGCACCATCCGTCTCGCCTACGAGGCGCGCGTCACGCCTCCGCCCGGCACGGAACGAGTCGAGCTCTGGTTGCCCCTGCCGCGCGAGGAGAATCAGGCGGTCCGCGAGCTCAAGCTGAGCGGGAGCGGCCACGTGACCGTGGTTCGCCTGCCCGAGTCCGCGGATCGCGTGGCGTGGGTGCGTGCCGAGAAACCGAGCGAGCCGGTGGTGCTCGGCGTGACCGCCTTGGTGACACGCCAGGAGTTGCGCGCCCCCGTTTCGGCGAGCCGCGCGCGGGTCGCCGATGTCGACCTGGCGGCGTACGCCGCGGAGCTCGGCCCGAGCCCGTCGGTCCAGATCAACGACGAGGTGCGCGCGATCGCGCGTCGCGAGACGGCTGGGAAGCCGACCGTCGTCGCGCAGGCGCGCGCCCTCTACGACTGGGTCTTCGACCACATGCAGTACGACAAGAGCGTGCCCGGCTGGGGACTCGGCGACATCCCCTACTGCCTGAAGGTCGGCAAGGGGAACTGCACCGACTTCCACACGCTCTTCATCGCGCTCGCGCGAGCAACCGGGATCCCCGCCCGCTGGAACATGGGCTTCCCCGTGGCCTACGGCGACGGCAAGGCCGACACGGGCGACCAGACGGTGGCCGGATACCATTGCTGGGCCGAGTTTTACGCGCCCGGCGCCGGCTGGGTGCCGGTCGACATCTCCGAGGCCCGCAAGCACCCCGAGCTGAAGGACTACTTCTTCGGCAACCTCTCGGGTAACCGCGTGCTGTTCACGCGCGGGCGGGATCTCGTGCTCGACGGCCGCGGGAAGGTGCTCAACTACCTGATCTACCCGGTGGCGCGCGCGGACGGGAAGGAGACGTCCGGCGTGGAGTGGAAGTTCAGCTACCGCGACGTCCCCGACACCGAGCTGACGCGGACGGCCGCCGACTACGGCAGCGGGTCTCAACCAGCGGCGACGCTCGCGCTGCTTCACCCGACGCCGTAGGCTCCGTCGTCCTCGACGACGACCACCGCCGGATCCGGTTGGCCTTCCGCCTCGCGCGACGCGCCGTCTCGGTTCTCCGTCGTACGAAACCGGAACGGCATCGCGCGTGAACATGCCAAGGCGATGAAGTAGGGCCCGGGCGTTGCCGCCCTTCGATATCAATGCTATCAAACGGACCGATGCCCCAGCTGATCGTGAGGAACATCGAAGCGCAGGTGGTCAGCGAGCTGCGACAGCGCGCCGCTCGGCGCGGCGTGTCCATGGAGGAGGAGCACCGCAGGATCCTCCGCGAGGTGTTGGTCCACGGTGGAAAGAAGCGCCGGACGCTGAAAGAGCACCTCGCAGACATGCCCAACGTGGGGATCGACGCGCTGTTCAAGCGTCCGCCGGCGAGGATGCGTCGTGTTCGGCTCTGATGGCGTTTCTGCTCGATACCAACGTCGTCTCCGAGCTGCGCAAGCGCGACCACTGTGATGCGGGCGTGCGGCGATGGTTCTCGGCCGTCGATGACGAGGAGCTGTTCCTGAGTGTGCTCGTTGTCGAGGAGATCCGTCGCGGCGTCGAGCTGATCCGCCGGCGCGACGTCCGGGGAGCGCGATCACTCGAGCGGTGGCTGCGAGGACTCGAACGGCTTTACGAACACCGAATTCTGCCTGTCACGATCGAGATCTGCCGCCTCTGGGGTGGCCTGAGTCTCGACCGTCCGCTCGCGCCAGTAGACGGGCTCATCGCTGCAACCGCGCTCCATCACGGGCTCACCTTGGTGACCCGCAACGTCGCCGATGTCGAGCGCTCGGGCGTCGAGGTTCTAAACCCTTTCGCAGCGGCGTGACGCAGCCGGGACCGCGGGTGGCGTTCCGACGAGCCGCAGGGACCGCAGCGCGTGTGCCGGCACCACCAGCTCGACTCGACCGCCGTCGACCGCGCGCGCCTCCCCGTCGGGCGTCTCGTCGAGACGCGCCGGCACGACTTCCGACACCGGAAAGCCGAGGGCGATCCGCGTTGCGACGTCGCCGTCGGTGGGATTCAGCAGTCGGAGGATCATTCCCGGGCCGCTCGCCGCCGGCTTGAGTGCGCTCACCAGGATATCGCGCGGCGACACCTCGAGCAGCGGCCGATCGGGCGGGAGCAGCGGGGCGTCGCCCGCCGCCACGGCGCGCAGCCCGAGCTCGGCGTCGCGCGCCGCGCGCGCGTCGGGGCCAGCATACAGAGACAGGACCGCTTCGATCGTCCCGAGACACTGCGCCCCGGGTGCCGGCATCAGCGGGCCCGCAGGCCGCGGACGGCTCCGGAGGTCCATGCGCGCGAGCCAGCCGACGGCGCGCACCAGCGTCACGGCGATGATGCCGTCGGGCGTCACCTCCGCCTCGGGAAGCCCGGGCGCAGCGACGGTCAGGCCGTTGGCGGCGACGAACCCCTGGTGGGGAAACGTCGAGGGCGCCGGATGCACCCAGCGACTCGCGTCGCGCCGCTCGGTCCGGCGGCACGCCACGTCGAAGGTGGTGGAGGCCAGGAACGAGGTGACCGGGCTGCCCGTCGGGAAGAGCAGCCGCAGCCGGTGGTCGCGCGCCGCGTTGGTCACCCGTACGAGCAGGTCGACGCGCGCGGTGCCGGGCACGAGGCGCACTTCGGTGTCCACCACCAACGGTACCCGCTCCGGGCTTCTCGCCCGGCGGCCGGCGTCCAGGCTCGCGGGGACGGCGAGCACGCGGCTCACCAAGAGATGCCGGATGCCGGTGGCATCGATCCGGCGCCGGACGCGCACCTCGGCGAGCGTCGCCTCGCCCTCGCGCACGGGATCGAAGTCGTAGGCGTCGCCCCGGTCGCCGACGTCCTCGAGGCCGGCGAGGCCGTTGTAGGTCCGATCACCGAGGCGAACGGCGAGCGTTCCGTCCTCGCCTGCGGCGACGCCGATCGCATCGCACGAGATCTCCCGGGCCTCGTCCTCCAGGTCGGGATGGCGGCCGGACGGCGCCAGCCGGAAGCGCCTCCAGCCGAAGGCCGGCACAGCGGCGGCTACGAACTCGATGGTACGCGCGGGGACGTCGGCGAGGAGCCGGATGCGGTCCGTCCCCTCGTCGGCGACGAGGCGTGCCGGCTGCCCATCCACCGTGTAGCCCTCGGCGGTGAGCCCGATCTGGAGCCAGGGATGGACGCTCACCTCGTTGCCGACGCCCAGCTCGATCCAGCTGCGAGGGACCGGCGCGAAACGCACGACGTCGGTCCGCGGATGCGGTGAGGGGTTGAAGACCGCCAGGTCGAACGCCTCGCCCCACGGCGAGCGGCGCTCGGCGCCGAGACCGGCGATGCGCTCGAGCGCGCGGGTGGCCGTCTCGCTCGCGAGCTCCTCGGCCGCGTCGTACCGCGCCTGCATCTGCTCGTGGACCCGATCCTGCGAGCAGCCGCCGATCGAGTCGTGCGCCTGGTTCTGGAGGAGAGCGCGCCAGGCCGCACGCAGCGCGGGCCGCTCGTCGGGTGCGCCGAGGGCCGCGCCGAGAGCGGCCCAGGGCTCCGCCCAGCCCTCGAGGAGCGCCTCGATCCGGCGGTTGCGGAGCTTGAGCGGCAGGCGTGCCGACCACACGCCGGGCAGCAGGTTCGCCGTGCGCGCGCCGAGCAGCTCGCCGCGAAAGCGCGGGGCATCGGCGGGCAGCAGCGCCGCGAAGTCCTCGAGCAGGCCGCGCACCACCGTCCACCCCGTCGCGCGGGCGAGCGTCTCCGCCACCACCCCCGCGTGCGGCTCGGGCAGCGCGTGGTCGAAGCCGTTCATGAGGAGGACCGCGTCATCGCCCGCGGGCGCGAGCGAACGCGCGATCTCCGCGAGCCCGTGCGCCGCGGCGGCGGGGTCGAGGGGCAGACCCGACGCCGCGAAGTAGCCCTCCGCCAGGCGGTGCGCGAGCACGGCGCTGCCGTCGGGGGCGGTCCACAGATACGCGGCGGGCAGGGCCTCGACCTCGTCGCCCCCGCCACGCCAGTAGATGAAGGGCCCGAGGCCGAAGCCGTGGAAGAGCTGCGGGAGCTGCGCGGGATGGCCGAAGGAGTCGGGACAGTAGGCGACGCGCGACACCGGGCTCACCGCGGCGCCGACGCGACGTCCCTCGAGCAGGTTGCGGACATGTGCCTCGCCGGAGGGGAGAAGCGAGTCGGGCTGGACGTACCACGGCCCGATCGCGAGGCGCCCCGCGCGGCACGCCGCCTCGAGGTCGGCGCGCCGGCCGGGACGGATCTCCAGGTAGTCCTCGATCACGACCGTCTGTCCGTCGAGCAGGAAGCGGAAGCCGGGATCCTCGGCGACCAGCTCGAGCACGCG
Proteins encoded:
- a CDS encoding type II toxin-antitoxin system VapC family toxin codes for the protein MAFLLDTNVVSELRKRDHCDAGVRRWFSAVDDEELFLSVLVVEEIRRGVELIRRRDVRGARSLERWLRGLERLYEHRILPVTIEICRLWGGLSLDRPLAPVDGLIAATALHHGLTLVTRNVADVERSGVEVLNPFAAA
- a CDS encoding TonB-dependent receptor; this translates as MGAKSEWLDGRMIANLALYYILVDDFQVTRRVGLTSFTVLNAQAVTSRGLDLDVVARPLEGLDLIAGLGYIDARFDRFRVARTSERFDGNDIQLVLPYTFSVAMQYRHRHGGFARVEYQGLGGYSFFEDNARGQTAYELLNARVGYERAGIGVSLFAKNLEDTGYFPFALPGGPGGTILTTPGEPRTFGIMVSARF
- a CDS encoding transglutaminase domain-containing protein yields the protein MRRLIPALLLPVFAATVLASDTIGRDALGPRTIRLAYEARVTPPPGTERVELWLPLPREENQAVRELKLSGSGHVTVVRLPESADRVAWVRAEKPSEPVVLGVTALVTRQELRAPVSASRARVADVDLAAYAAELGPSPSVQINDEVRAIARRETAGKPTVVAQARALYDWVFDHMQYDKSVPGWGLGDIPYCLKVGKGNCTDFHTLFIALARATGIPARWNMGFPVAYGDGKADTGDQTVAGYHCWAEFYAPGAGWVPVDISEARKHPELKDYFFGNLSGNRVLFTRGRDLVLDGRGKVLNYLIYPVARADGKETSGVEWKFSYRDVPDTELTRTAADYGSGSQPAATLALLHPTP
- a CDS encoding type II toxin-antitoxin system prevent-host-death family antitoxin; this encodes MDRLVPDVAAPGVSILPYVLGLTGVSRHRLPGENPKDGVAPMSDGASGPGARIARAAAIRERSGCPALSKTMTARELKNRTGDALRPVGQGEQVLITRRGKPFALVVPATAAPRESEGVAGDATPLLRGRRRHRSPGSANEARGRADAHRRRELPAASVDLHHLEPRRLSRPDGAERGHAAAVPA
- a CDS encoding DNA-binding protein, which gives rise to MPQLIVRNIEAQVVSELRQRAARRGVSMEEEHRRILREVLVHGGKKRRTLKEHLADMPNVGIDALFKRPPARMRRVRL